One segment of Skermanella rosea DNA contains the following:
- a CDS encoding outer membrane protein has product MRSAAFSSARVLAVATAAAAALLAGTRGIRAEEFGGSAALYVWLPRIDGEFSSAAGGRTVETSISRGDLLESLDFGVMGAGEITYGRFALLNDTVYSDLGNDGSVRGNPSVSVDVDTKMLLTTTAFGYHAYVDRGRLIEPFAGARYVRMSTDVTATSSAREGATAGADLDVSWWDPVIGVRGRLPLSETWTVGGIAEIGGFGIGSEFTWQIFAGVEYAISERVSANAGFRYLSIRYSADRVDVDVSQYGPLVGLVMRF; this is encoded by the coding sequence ATGCGATCAGCCGCCTTCAGTTCGGCACGTGTCCTTGCCGTCGCGACCGCCGCGGCCGCTGCCCTCCTGGCGGGAACCCGCGGCATCCGGGCGGAGGAGTTCGGCGGCTCCGCGGCCCTGTATGTCTGGCTGCCGAGGATCGACGGCGAGTTCTCTTCGGCGGCCGGCGGGCGGACCGTCGAGACCTCGATCAGCCGGGGAGACCTTCTCGAATCCCTGGATTTCGGCGTGATGGGGGCCGGGGAAATCACTTACGGACGCTTCGCGCTGCTCAACGACACCGTCTATTCGGACCTGGGCAACGACGGCTCGGTCCGCGGCAATCCGTCGGTGTCGGTCGATGTCGATACGAAGATGCTGCTCACCACGACGGCGTTCGGATACCATGCCTATGTGGACCGGGGAAGGCTGATCGAGCCCTTCGCCGGAGCCAGGTACGTGCGGATGAGCACCGACGTGACGGCGACGAGCAGCGCCCGGGAGGGAGCGACGGCCGGGGCTGATCTCGACGTCAGCTGGTGGGACCCGGTTATCGGCGTGCGCGGGCGGCTGCCCTTGTCCGAGACGTGGACGGTGGGCGGAATCGCCGAAATCGGCGGGTTCGGGATCGGATCGGAGTTCACCTGGCAGATCTTCGCCGGCGTGGAATACGCGATTTCCGAGCGGGTCAGCGCCAATGCGGGGTTCCGCTATCTTTCCATCCGCTATTCGGCGGATCGGGTCGATGTCGATGTCAGCCAGTACGGTCCGCTGGTGGGATTGGTCATGCGTTTCTGA
- a CDS encoding sulfatase-like hydrolase/transferase, producing MTRYPDASASASAVPVSRRGFFGLAAGAAAASSGLGPARVAMADEAPRPARAAARSRPNILFLFSDQERYRSSWPAGLSLPGQEMLRRKGVTFHAHYCPATMCTSSRSVLMTGLTTPNNGMFENCDVPWIKGFPPGVQTIGHMLRKAGYYTAYKGKWHLNKEFDSKDPDLLFTGEMERYGFADYNGPGDIIGHTLGGYQFDHLISGSAVTWLRRNGRPLSDDGKPWCLFVSLVNPHDVMYFNTDLPGERVQDPGGLMMQAARAPDHPLYRKSWDQPLPTSLREPLDAPGRPKAHGEFMKAWRHILGEVPMEEERWHRFNDYYVNCTRGVDAQLARVLGELDDLGLADRTIVIYTTDHGEAAGAHGMRGKGPFAYQEAIHLPFYLIHPDVGGGQDCRALSSHIDMVPTLLSMAGVPSGGVGELAGRDLPGKDLSPLLAGPASAGVHAVRDAVLFTYSGLALNDAGIMERNAAARAAGKNAFIELARQRYLPDLKKRGSLRTVFDGRYKFSRYFAPTEHNEPTTLDQLYDHNDVELFDLERDPSETDNLARDRVANKDLILAMNAKLNTIIRTEIGVDDGRELPNIPLVDWAIDRVDM from the coding sequence GTGACGCGATATCCAGACGCCTCGGCCTCGGCAAGCGCCGTCCCGGTTTCCCGGCGCGGCTTCTTCGGCTTGGCGGCAGGTGCCGCGGCGGCCTCATCGGGGTTGGGGCCGGCGCGGGTCGCGATGGCCGACGAAGCGCCGCGTCCTGCGCGGGCCGCCGCCAGGAGCCGGCCGAACATACTCTTCCTGTTCTCGGACCAGGAGCGGTACCGTTCCTCGTGGCCGGCCGGGCTGAGCCTGCCCGGACAGGAAATGCTGCGGCGGAAAGGCGTCACGTTCCACGCCCATTACTGCCCGGCGACCATGTGCACCTCGTCGCGCAGCGTTCTCATGACCGGTCTCACGACCCCGAACAACGGCATGTTCGAGAATTGCGACGTGCCCTGGATCAAAGGGTTTCCGCCTGGCGTCCAGACCATCGGCCATATGTTGCGCAAGGCCGGGTACTACACCGCCTACAAAGGCAAGTGGCATCTCAACAAGGAATTCGACAGCAAGGATCCGGACCTTCTTTTCACCGGCGAAATGGAGCGGTACGGCTTCGCCGATTACAACGGCCCCGGCGACATCATCGGGCACACGCTCGGCGGATACCAGTTCGACCACCTGATTTCCGGGAGCGCGGTGACCTGGCTGCGCCGCAACGGCCGCCCGCTGTCGGACGACGGAAAGCCGTGGTGCCTGTTCGTCAGCTTGGTCAACCCCCACGACGTCATGTATTTCAATACCGACCTGCCGGGCGAGCGGGTCCAGGACCCCGGCGGCCTGATGATGCAGGCGGCGCGGGCGCCCGACCACCCCCTCTACAGGAAAAGCTGGGATCAGCCGCTGCCGACGAGCCTCAGGGAGCCGCTCGACGCGCCGGGCCGTCCGAAGGCCCATGGGGAGTTCATGAAGGCCTGGCGCCACATCCTGGGCGAGGTGCCCATGGAAGAGGAGCGCTGGCACCGGTTCAACGACTACTACGTCAACTGCACGCGCGGCGTGGACGCCCAGCTCGCACGGGTTCTCGGCGAGCTTGACGATCTTGGTCTGGCGGACCGCACGATCGTCATCTACACCACCGACCACGGCGAGGCGGCGGGCGCGCACGGGATGCGCGGAAAGGGTCCCTTCGCCTACCAGGAGGCCATCCACCTGCCGTTCTACCTGATCCACCCCGACGTCGGCGGCGGGCAGGACTGCCGAGCGCTGTCGTCGCACATCGACATGGTGCCGACGCTGCTTTCCATGGCCGGCGTTCCGTCCGGAGGCGTGGGGGAGCTGGCCGGGCGCGACCTGCCGGGCAAGGATCTTTCGCCTCTCCTGGCCGGTCCGGCTTCGGCCGGAGTCCACGCCGTCCGCGATGCCGTCCTGTTCACCTACAGCGGGCTGGCCCTCAACGACGCGGGCATCATGGAGCGCAACGCCGCGGCCAGGGCCGCCGGCAAGAACGCGTTCATCGAACTGGCCCGCCAGCGATACCTGCCAGACTTGAAGAAACGGGGCAGCCTGCGCACCGTCTTCGACGGCCGTTACAAGTTCAGCCGCTATTTCGCGCCGACCGAGCACAACGAGCCGACCACCCTCGACCAGCTCTACGACCATAACGATGTCGAGCTGTTCGACCTGGAACGGGATCCTTCCGAGACCGACAATCTCGCCAGGGACAGGGTGGCGAACAAGGATCTCATCCTCGCGATGAATGCCAAGCTGAACACGATCATCCGGACCGAGATCGGCGTCGATGACGGAAGGGAGCTGCCGAACATTCCGCTGGTGGACTGGGCCATCGACCGCGTGGACATGTAA
- a CDS encoding formylglycine-generating enzyme family protein: MGISEAIRHGAVVLGSILASAAAQADQLCDSYGGMPPGPDSLAGMAHIEGGAFTMGDDDERPEERRAHPVTVSSFWIDRHEVTNAQFRRFVAATGYVTMAERGLDPKDNPGIPAELLEPGSIVFHSPEGLRDLADVRQWWRFARGANWRAPLGPGSEIVGKDNHPVIHVAYQDALAYAHWLGHDLPTEAEWEFAARGGLDGATYSWGDRYFDPASGWKANTWQGLFPVKDSADDGYHGTAPVGCFVPNGYGLFDMAGNVWEYTKDWYVPGHPADAATDPGGPSESAAARHAGAAGPSVVIKGGSWLCAQNFCARYRPSARQPQELSLGASHLGFRTVHRAPDRP; the protein is encoded by the coding sequence ATGGGAATAAGCGAGGCGATCCGGCACGGGGCCGTCGTTCTTGGCTCAATCCTCGCCAGTGCCGCAGCACAGGCTGATCAGCTCTGCGACAGCTACGGTGGCATGCCGCCCGGCCCGGACTCCCTGGCGGGAATGGCCCACATCGAAGGTGGCGCCTTCACCATGGGTGACGACGATGAACGACCGGAGGAGCGCAGGGCGCATCCGGTGACCGTATCGAGTTTCTGGATCGACCGGCACGAAGTGACGAACGCGCAGTTCCGGCGGTTCGTCGCCGCGACCGGCTACGTCACGATGGCGGAGCGGGGGCTCGATCCGAAGGACAACCCGGGGATCCCGGCGGAGCTTCTGGAGCCCGGATCGATCGTGTTCCACAGCCCGGAAGGTTTGCGCGACTTGGCGGATGTCAGGCAGTGGTGGCGCTTTGCGCGCGGGGCAAACTGGCGCGCACCCTTGGGGCCGGGAAGCGAGATCGTCGGCAAGGACAATCATCCCGTCATACATGTCGCCTATCAGGATGCCTTGGCCTATGCGCACTGGTTGGGCCACGACCTGCCGACCGAGGCGGAGTGGGAATTCGCCGCCCGCGGCGGGCTCGACGGCGCCACCTACAGCTGGGGGGACCGGTACTTCGACCCGGCGTCGGGATGGAAAGCCAATACGTGGCAGGGTCTGTTCCCGGTCAAGGACAGCGCGGACGACGGCTATCACGGTACCGCGCCCGTCGGATGCTTCGTTCCCAACGGGTACGGCTTGTTCGACATGGCCGGCAATGTCTGGGAGTATACGAAGGACTGGTATGTCCCGGGCCATCCGGCCGATGCGGCGACCGACCCGGGCGGCCCGAGCGAGTCCGCTGCGGCACGGCATGCCGGAGCGGCCGGTCCTTCGGTGGTCATCAAGGGCGGATCATGGCTGTGCGCGCAGAATTTCTGCGCCCGCTACCGGCCGAGCGCCCGCCAGCCGCAGGAGTTGAGCCTGGGGGCAAGCCATCTGGGCTTCCGCACCGTGCACCGCGCCCCGGATCGCCCCTGA
- a CDS encoding arylsulfatase, protein MAQQQQQDGQPNILVIWGDDIGWYNISAFNLGVMGYKTPNIDRIAREGALFTDWYGQQSCTAGRAAFITGQAPVRTGLTKVGLPGAEIGLRMEDPTLAGLLKSRGYMTAQYGKNHLGDRDEHMPTNHGFDEFFGNLYHLNAEEEPENEDYPKDPAFKKKYGPRGVIRATAGGTIEDTGPLTRKRMETVDEEVTAGALDFLDRATTAGKPFFLWWNSTRMHVFTRLKPESRGRTGIGIYPDGMVEHDGHVGQLLKKLDDLGIADNTIVMYSTDNGAEVMSWPDGGTTPFRGEKNTQWEGGYRVPTLIRWPGVIEPGTIHNDVFSHEDMLPTLVAAAGNPNIKEELLRGYSAIGRDYKVHLDGYNLLPYLRGEVREAPRKEFLYWTDGGDLAALRYDQWKLHFLEQRAEGFDVWQEPFVQLRVPKLFTLRGDPFERADEEGMDYVRWRFERIFALVPAQAYVANWLQSFKEFPPRQKAASFSIDQVMARLETNASGN, encoded by the coding sequence ATGGCTCAGCAACAACAGCAGGACGGGCAACCGAATATCCTCGTGATATGGGGCGACGATATCGGCTGGTACAATATCAGCGCGTTCAACTTGGGCGTGATGGGATACAAGACGCCCAATATCGACCGGATCGCCCGTGAAGGTGCGCTATTCACCGACTGGTACGGACAGCAGAGCTGCACGGCCGGGCGCGCGGCGTTCATCACGGGGCAAGCGCCGGTTCGCACGGGGTTGACCAAGGTCGGCCTCCCCGGTGCGGAGATCGGGTTGAGGATGGAAGATCCGACGCTTGCCGGCCTGCTCAAGAGCCGCGGCTACATGACCGCCCAGTACGGCAAGAACCATCTGGGCGATCGTGACGAACACATGCCGACGAACCACGGTTTCGACGAGTTCTTCGGCAATCTCTACCACCTCAACGCCGAGGAGGAACCGGAGAACGAGGACTATCCCAAGGATCCGGCTTTCAAGAAAAAATACGGGCCGCGCGGCGTCATCAGGGCGACCGCGGGCGGCACCATCGAGGATACCGGTCCGCTGACGCGCAAACGGATGGAAACCGTGGACGAGGAAGTGACGGCTGGCGCCCTGGACTTCCTGGATCGGGCGACCACGGCGGGCAAGCCCTTTTTTCTCTGGTGGAATTCCACGCGGATGCACGTCTTTACCCGTCTGAAGCCTGAATCCCGTGGCAGGACGGGGATCGGCATCTATCCGGACGGCATGGTCGAGCATGACGGGCACGTCGGGCAGTTGCTGAAGAAGCTCGACGATCTGGGCATCGCCGACAACACCATCGTGATGTATTCGACGGACAACGGCGCCGAGGTCATGAGCTGGCCGGACGGCGGCACGACGCCGTTCCGCGGCGAGAAGAACACCCAGTGGGAAGGCGGCTATCGCGTACCGACCCTGATCCGGTGGCCCGGCGTGATCGAGCCCGGCACCATCCACAACGATGTCTTTTCCCACGAGGACATGCTGCCCACGCTCGTGGCGGCCGCCGGCAATCCGAACATCAAGGAAGAACTGCTGAGGGGGTATTCGGCGATCGGGCGCGATTACAAGGTGCATCTCGACGGCTACAACCTGCTGCCCTACTTGCGGGGCGAGGTCCGGGAAGCGCCGCGCAAGGAGTTCCTGTACTGGACCGACGGCGGGGATCTGGCGGCGCTCCGCTATGATCAGTGGAAGTTGCACTTCCTGGAACAGCGGGCCGAGGGTTTCGATGTGTGGCAGGAACCGTTCGTCCAGCTCCGCGTACCGAAGCTGTTCACGTTGCGCGGCGACCCGTTCGAGCGGGCCGATGAGGAGGGCATGGACTATGTCCGCTGGAGGTTCGAGCGCATCTTCGCGCTGGTGCCGGCCCAGGCCTACGTCGCGAACTGGCTCCAGAGCTTCAAGGAATTCCCGCCCCGGCAGAAGGCGGCGAGCTTCAGCATCGATCAGGTCATGGCCCGATTGGAAACCAACGCATCCGGAAACTGA
- a CDS encoding HAD family hydrolase encodes MRADTRDSSGLRLIAVVAILCLFQVGHASADPLPSWRDGAGKAAILEFVAAVTAEGGPDFVAPAERVAVFDNDGTLWVEQPYYAQLQFALDRVGILAPEHPEWKTDQPFKAVLENDTGALLAAGERGLLDLLMATHAGNTTDEFAALVADWISRARHGRFDRRFTELVYQPMLEALRLLEENGFQSFIVSGGGIEFMRPWVEHVYGLPRERVIGSSIVTEFRVRDGKPVLVRLPQVDFIDDKAGKPVAIQKFIGRRPIAVFGNSDGDLQMLQWGTSGNGRRLGVIVHHDDAGREYSYDRDSHVGRLDKALDAAGPANWLVVSMRRDWERVFPWE; translated from the coding sequence ATGCGTGCCGATACGCGTGATTCATCCGGCCTTCGGCTGATCGCGGTGGTCGCGATCCTGTGCCTCTTTCAGGTCGGCCATGCCTCGGCCGACCCTCTTCCATCCTGGAGGGATGGCGCCGGCAAGGCGGCGATCCTCGAGTTCGTTGCCGCCGTCACCGCCGAGGGCGGGCCGGATTTCGTGGCGCCGGCCGAGCGGGTCGCGGTGTTCGACAATGACGGGACGCTGTGGGTGGAGCAGCCCTACTATGCCCAACTTCAGTTCGCCCTTGACCGCGTCGGCATCCTGGCCCCGGAGCATCCGGAGTGGAAAACGGATCAACCCTTCAAGGCTGTGCTTGAAAACGATACCGGGGCCCTCCTGGCGGCTGGCGAGAGGGGACTGCTCGATCTCCTCATGGCGACGCATGCCGGAAACACCACCGACGAATTCGCCGCTCTCGTGGCCGATTGGATTTCACGGGCGCGGCACGGGCGCTTCGATCGGCGCTTCACCGAACTGGTCTATCAGCCGATGCTGGAGGCGCTGAGGCTGCTTGAGGAGAACGGCTTCCAGAGCTTCATCGTTTCCGGAGGCGGCATCGAGTTCATGAGGCCCTGGGTCGAGCATGTCTACGGCCTGCCCCGCGAGCGTGTCATCGGGTCGAGCATCGTCACGGAATTCCGCGTGCGGGACGGCAAGCCTGTCCTGGTGCGGCTGCCGCAGGTGGACTTCATCGACGACAAGGCGGGCAAGCCGGTGGCCATCCAGAAGTTCATCGGGCGCCGGCCGATCGCCGTGTTCGGGAATTCCGACGGCGATCTCCAGATGCTGCAATGGGGCACATCGGGAAATGGCCGCCGGCTCGGCGTGATCGTCCACCATGACGACGCCGGACGCGAATACAGCTACGATCGCGACAGCCATGTGGGTCGCCTCGACAAGGCGCTGGATGCCGCGGGTCCGGCGAACTGGCTGGTCGTCTCCATGCGGCGCGACTGGGAGCGCGTATTTCCATGGGAATAA